Proteins found in one Agaribacterium sp. ZY112 genomic segment:
- a CDS encoding D-cysteine desulfhydrase family protein, with the protein MLRHIPPRIRLAQLPSPLRELQSLSRRFPRQRLWLKQDELTGMTLSGNKVRKLEFLLADAIEKGCDTVITCGGVQSNHCRATAFACAELGLRCELILRDDPDLNGQSTLGQGNHVLSLMTGAQIELLSQQEYTKQLNNRFKEKAREIERAGRSPYLIPTGGSNGKGVWGYVNAAKEILEQCQGQGFNPDLVVCASGSGGTQAGLTLGFHELHVPTQVLGMAVCDSEAYFQKKVAADINEAAQQSGLSAVERETLINELSIQVNADFIGPGYALGYSKLYQRMAELAREEAVLLDPVYTGKAMHGLLSLLEQGQLADYEDIVFVHTGGAFGVFPQAAQLMDTIS; encoded by the coding sequence ATGCTACGCCATATCCCCCCTCGTATTCGTCTTGCTCAATTACCGAGCCCTCTGCGTGAATTGCAGTCCTTAAGCCGACGCTTTCCTCGGCAGCGCTTGTGGCTCAAACAAGATGAGCTAACGGGTATGACTCTAAGTGGTAATAAGGTTCGTAAGCTTGAGTTTTTACTTGCTGATGCTATTGAAAAAGGCTGTGATACCGTTATCACTTGTGGTGGTGTTCAAAGTAATCACTGTCGTGCAACGGCCTTTGCGTGTGCCGAGTTAGGCCTGCGCTGCGAATTGATTTTAAGAGATGATCCAGATCTTAACGGGCAATCCACATTAGGGCAGGGCAACCACGTATTGAGTCTCATGACGGGGGCGCAGATAGAGCTTCTATCGCAGCAAGAGTATACCAAACAACTTAATAACCGCTTTAAAGAAAAAGCCAGAGAAATTGAGCGAGCAGGGCGTAGCCCTTATTTAATACCAACTGGGGGCAGCAACGGTAAAGGCGTGTGGGGTTACGTTAATGCTGCAAAAGAAATTTTGGAGCAGTGTCAGGGGCAAGGCTTTAACCCTGACTTAGTCGTCTGTGCAAGTGGCTCAGGTGGTACTCAAGCAGGCTTAACGCTTGGTTTTCATGAACTGCATGTGCCCACTCAGGTGTTGGGTATGGCAGTCTGTGATTCTGAAGCTTATTTTCAAAAGAAGGTGGCGGCGGATATTAATGAGGCTGCCCAGCAAAGTGGCTTAAGTGCGGTGGAGCGTGAAACGCTGATAAATGAACTGAGTATTCAGGTGAATGCGGATTTTATTGGCCCCGGTTACGCCCTGGGGTATAGCAAGCTGTATCAGCGCATGGCTGAGCTGGCTAGAGAAGAGGCAGTTTTATTGGACCCTGTATATACCGGTAAAGCGATGCATGGTTTATTGTCTTTGTTAGAGCAGGGGCAGTTGGCCGATTATGAAGATATTGTCTTTGTTCATACAGGTGGGGCATTTGGGGTATTTCCACAGGCAGCTCAGCTAATGGATACCATCTCGTAG
- a CDS encoding 5'-nucleotidase, with amino-acid sequence MHEKLVVAISSRALFNLDNSHKVFESDGLEAYSRYQIEREEKVLEPGDAFHMVKKLLSINDLIEGPERVEVILLSRNSADTGLRVFNSIKHYDLSITRAAFTGGQSPYRYIAPFNCHLFLSTNADDVRHALSHGIAAATLMPSNKENLESPELRFAFDGDAVLFSDEAEKIYKNEGLQAFTASEVAAAKKPLSGGPFKSFLAALQNLQGEFAEDQCPIRTALVTARSAPAHERVIRTLRAWNIRIDESLFLGGMDKGAFLKAYGADVFFDDQPSHCESAQQHVATGHVPHGVANA; translated from the coding sequence ATGCATGAAAAGTTAGTGGTAGCTATATCTTCCCGGGCTCTGTTTAATTTGGATAACAGCCATAAGGTGTTTGAGTCAGATGGTCTTGAGGCCTATAGTCGTTACCAAATTGAGCGCGAGGAAAAAGTGCTTGAGCCGGGTGATGCCTTTCATATGGTCAAAAAATTATTGAGCATTAATGACTTAATAGAAGGACCGGAGCGTGTGGAGGTTATTCTGCTCTCGCGTAACAGTGCCGATACGGGTCTACGGGTGTTTAACTCCATTAAACATTACGACTTGTCGATCACTCGTGCCGCTTTTACTGGGGGGCAGAGTCCTTATCGCTATATAGCTCCCTTTAATTGCCATTTATTTTTATCTACCAATGCTGATGATGTACGCCATGCTTTGAGCCATGGTATCGCCGCCGCGACCTTGATGCCCTCTAATAAAGAAAACCTCGAATCACCAGAGCTGCGTTTTGCTTTTGATGGCGATGCTGTGCTGTTCTCTGATGAAGCTGAGAAAATATATAAAAATGAAGGTTTACAGGCTTTTACTGCAAGTGAAGTGGCAGCGGCGAAAAAACCCTTGTCGGGAGGCCCTTTTAAATCGTTTCTTGCCGCTTTACAGAACCTACAAGGCGAGTTTGCCGAAGATCAATGCCCCATTCGCACAGCGTTGGTAACGGCTCGTTCAGCTCCTGCACATGAGCGTGTAATACGTACGCTTAGAGCTTGGAATATTCGTATTGATGAAAGTTTATTTTTAGGGGGCATGGATAAAGGGGCCTTTTTAAAAGCCTATGGTGCGGATGTCTTTTTTGATGATCAGCCAAGCCATTGCGAGTCTGCTCAGCAACACGTTGCAACGGGGCACGTTCCTCATGGTGTGGCTAATGCGTAA
- the yajC gene encoding preprotein translocase subunit YajC, which produces MSFFIAEAAAQAQASAPAASPNAGFLNILLLGGLFVFMYFMIIRPQRKRQKEHQSLVDALGKGDEVVMSSGLLGKIVEVDEAYVTIKAADSVELKFQKASVHAVLPKGTIKAI; this is translated from the coding sequence ATGAGTTTTTTCATCGCTGAAGCGGCTGCTCAAGCGCAAGCCAGTGCTCCTGCTGCGTCCCCCAATGCCGGTTTTTTAAACATTCTGCTTTTAGGTGGTTTGTTTGTATTCATGTATTTTATGATTATCCGTCCTCAGCGTAAGCGTCAAAAAGAGCATCAGAGCTTAGTTGATGCCTTGGGTAAAGGTGATGAAGTGGTTATGAGTAGCGGCCTATTAGGTAAAATCGTCGAGGTTGATGAAGCCTATGTAACGATTAAAGCTGCAGATAGTGTTGAGCTTAAATTTCAAAAAGCCAGTGTTCATGCGGTACTTCCAAAAGGTACGATCAAAGCTATTTAA